One Setaria viridis chromosome 3, Setaria_viridis_v4.0, whole genome shotgun sequence DNA window includes the following coding sequences:
- the LOC117848819 gene encoding uncharacterized protein, whose amino-acid sequence MAAAASATGGEARLVDRCIDAAARDAVTVEAWRRQRRSLERLPAPLADALFRRLASRRILFPSLLEVFKWSVEEVDLSGSLAVDAEWLSYLGSFRYLRVLKLADCKNVDNGAIWSLAGMNTLKELDLSRCTKVSDAGLRHIVTIQSLERLHLSGTRLTDNGVKLISSLTNLSFLDLGGIRITDKTLRSLQVLTRLEHLDIWGSEITNEGASVLKAFTRLRFLNLYWTSVNHLPVPPTMRCLNMSKCKIHSIWYEDSEVPVALENLIVSEAEFGNIDQVFSGIQADSLLYLDISSCDLSNLSFMEKMKNLEHLDLSSNRITDDAIEHIAKIGANLKYLSLKGTGITSQALCVLAGTVLNLTSLSLSHTKIDDSALAYISMMPLLRTVDLSHTSLKGFACAEVNADKMLSISAFEHLKYLESLNLEDTPLSAEVIPPLGSFAALKYLYLKSDFLSDPALHALSAASNLIHLGFCGNILSSSGLLQFVPPATLCVLDLSGCWILTGDAISTFCKRHPMIEVRHELMWELKANSVGRSQPKARQSQQVKAKVVNSFAGPSRLPDIRFVDERIKYNKEEMMELQGLVKSNSVMHGVQLPPELRRLT is encoded by the exons atggcggccgccgcctccgccaccggcgGAGAGGCGCGGCTGGTTGACCGCTGCATCGACGCGGCCGCGCGCGACGCTGTCACCGTGGAGGCCTGGCGCCGGCAGCGCCGCTCCCTGGAGCGCCTCCCGGCCCCGCTCGCCGACGCGCtcttccgccgcctcgcctcgcgccgcatcctcttcccctccctcctcga GGTGTTCAAGTGGTCGGTGGAGGAGGTCGACCTCAGCGGATCTCTCGCCGTGGACGCGGAGTGGCTGTCGTACCTCGGATCGTTCAGGTACCTGAGGGTCCTCAAGCTGGCGGACTGCAAGAACGTCGACAATGGCGCCATCTGGTCTCTCGCTG GAATGAATACATTGAAGGAGCTGGACTTGTCAAGGTGCACAAAGGTCTCTGACGCTGGCCTCAGACATATAGTGACCATTCAAAGCTTGGAGAGGCTGCACTTATCTGGTACTAGGTTGACTGACAATGGAGTGAAGCTCATTTCTTCGCTGACAAATCTAAGTTTCCTTGATCTGGGAGGAATTCGTATCACAGATAAAACCTTAAGGTCTTTACAG GTATTGACACGACTCGAGCATCTTGATATATGGGGTAGTGAAATTACAAATGAAGGAGCTTCTGTTCTAAAAGCCTTTACAAGATTGAGATTCCTGAATCTTTATTGGACAAGTGTCAATCATTTACCCGTTCCTCCAACCATGCGGTGTCTAAATATGAGCAAGTGCAAAATTCATTCTATTTGGTACGAGGATTCTGAAGTTCCTGTTGCTCTAGAAAACCTTATTGTCTCTGAAGCTGAATTTGGCAATATTGATCAAGTATTTTCTGGAATCCAAGCAGACTCACTGTTATATTTGGACATTTCTAGTTGCGATTTAAGCAACTTGTCTTTCATGGAAAAGATGAAAAATTTAGAGCATCTGGACCTTAGCTCCAACAGAATAACTGATGACGCAATTGAACATATTGCAAAAATTGGAGCAAACTTGAAATATTTGAGCCTCAAGGGTACTGGGATAACTTCTCAGGCACTATGTGTTCTGGCAGGGACAGTTCTAAACCTCACTTCATTGTCTTTATCTCATACAAAAATTGATGACTCTGCTCTAGCGTATATCAGCATGATGCCTTTGCTGAGAACAGTAGATTTGAGCCATACGAGTCTCAAAG GTTTTGCGTGTGCTGAAGTAAATGCTGACAAAATGTTGTCTATTTCTGCGTTTGAGCATCTCAAATATCTGGAAAGCTTAAATCTAGAGGATACACCACTATCAGCTGAAGTTATACCTCCCTTGGGATCGTTTGCAGCATTAAAATATTTGTACCTGAAAAGTGATTTCTTGTCTGATCCTGCATTGCATGCCCTCTCTGCAGCTTCCAATTTGATTCATCTTGGGTTCTGTGGGAATATATTGTCCAGCTCCGGGCTTTTGCAATTTGTACCCCCTGCCACACTATGTGTGTTGGACTTAAGCGGCTGTTGGATCTTAACAGGAGATGCTATTTCAACATTCTGTAAGCGTCATCCTATGATTGAAGTGAGGCATGAGCTCATGTGGGAACTTAAGGCAAATAGTGTTGGTAGGTCCCAACCTAAGGCTAGGCAATCTCAACAGGTGAAAGCAAAAGTTGTTAACAGTTTCGCCGGCCCAAGTAGGCTTCCTGATATCCGCTTTGTAG ATGAAAGGATAAAATACAACAAGGAGGAAATGATGGAGCTGCAAGGCCTTGTTAAATCAAATTCAGTAATGCATGGTGTGCAGCTTCCACCAGAACTGCGAAGGCTCACATAA
- the LOC117847396 gene encoding endoglucanase 15, with the protein MSPLSLQFINTTALSSLQSQPGSLLTHSPHCHWCTAMAKNVLALLGLILALASVVGMASGAGGHDYALALKKSILYFEAQRSGVLPPNQRVTWRENSGLFDGKANGVDLVGGYYDAGDNVKFGLPMAFTVTMMSWGILEYGKQMAAAGELRNAMDAVKWGTDYFIKAHPEPDVLYGEVGDGDTDHSCWQRPEDMSTSRQAFRIDPQNPGSDLAGETAAAMAAASLVFRNTYPGYANLLLEHSKQLFTFADKYRGKYDASITVARNYYGSFSGYGDELLWAAAWLYEATEEGCYLEYLVRNGDALGGTGWSINQFGWDVKYPGVQVLAAKFLLQGRAGAHAAALQRYRQNAEFFVCSCVGKGAANVPRTPGGMMYHQRWNNLQFVTSASFLLTVYADYATKLPGGGGAVRCPGGAARPFEILAFVRSQVNYILGDNPRGTSYMVGYGRSFPRQVHHRGASIVSFRRDPSFVSCQEGYSSWYPRQAGNPNVLEGAIVGGPDEYDDFADERNNYEQTEAATYNSAPLLGVLARLAGACGTGLEEYQLPPAANQTSPPPPAHRRRPHRHAAQSSPIEIEQNVTRTWAMRRATYSRYSVTVTNRSRKTVRELHLGVSELRGRLWGLDKARYGYVPPKWMAALRAGESLRFVYVQPGETPANVWVTGYKLV; encoded by the exons ATGTCCCCTCTTTCCCTCCAATTTATAAATACCACTGCTTTGAGCTCCCTCCAAAGCCAACCAGGGTCCCTGCTCACTCACTCACCTCACTGTCACTGGTGCACTGCCATGGCCAAGAACGTGCTGGCACTCCTTGGCCTGATCTTGGCACTTGCATCAGTGGTGGGGATGGCATCCGGGGCCGGCGGCCATGACTATGCTCTGGCATTGAAGAAGAGCATCCTCTACTTCGAGGCGCAGCGGTCCGGCGTGCTCCCACCCAACCAGAGAGTGACCTGGAGGGAGAACTCCGGGCTCTTCGATGGGAAGGCCAATGGG GTGGACCTTGTAGGAGGGTATTACGATGCGGGGGATAACGTGAAGTTCGGCCTGCCCATGGCGTTCACGGTGACGATGATGTCGTGGGGCATCCTGGAGTACGGCAAgcagatggcggcggccggcgagctgcgCAACGCCATGGACGCCGTCAAGTGGGGCACCGACTACTTCATCAAGGCCCACCCGGAGCCCGACGTGCTGTACGGCGAGGTGGGCGACGGCGACACCGACCACAGCTGCTGGCAGCGGCCCGAGGACATGTCCACCAGCCGCCAGGCCTTCCGCATCGACCCCCAGAACCCCGGCTccgacctcgccggcgagaccgctgccgccatggccgccgcctcgctCGTGTTCCGCAACACCTATCCTGGCTACGCCAACCTGCTCCTCGAACATTCCAAGCAG CTGTTCACGTTCGCCGACAAGTACAGGGGAAAGTACGACGCCAGCATCACCGTCGCCCGGAACTACTACGGATCCTTCAGCGGATACGGG GACGAGCTCctgtgggcggcggcgtggctgtACGAGGCGACGGAGGAAGGGTGCTACCTCGAGTACCTGGTCCGCAACGGCGACGCTCTCGGCGGCACGGGCTGGTCCATCAACCAGTTCGGCTGGGACGTCAAGTACCCCGGCGTGCAGGTCCTGGCCGCCAAGTTCCTCCTCCAGGGCCGTGCCGGCGcgcacgcggcggcgctgcagcgCTACCGGCAGAACGCCGAGTTCTTCGTGTGCTCCTGCGTCGGCAAGGGCGCCGCCAACGTGCCCCGGACCCCCGGCGGCATGATGTACCACCAGCGCTGGAACAACCTCCAGTTCGTCACCAGCGCCTCGTTCCTGCTCACGGTGTACGCCGACTACGCCACCaagctccccggcggcggcggcgccgtgcggtgccccggcggcgcggcgcggccgttcGAGATCCTGGCGTTCGTGAGGTCCCAGGTGAACTACATCCTGGGGGACAACCCGCGGGGCACGAGCTACATGGTCGGCTACGGCCGCAGCTTCCCGCGGCAGGTGCACCACCGCGGCGCCTCCATCGTGTCCTTCAGGAGGGACCCCTCCTTCGTGAGCTGCCAGGAGGGGTACTCCAGCTGGTACCCGCGGCAGGCCGGCAACCCCAACGTCCTGGAGGGCGCCATCGTCGGCGGGCCCGACGAGTACGACGACTTCGCCGACGAGCGCAACAACTACGAGCAGACGGAGGCCGCCACCTACAACAGCGCGCCGCTGCTCGGCGTTCtcgcccgcctcgccggcgcctgCGGCACCGGCCTGGAAGAGTACcagctgccgcccgccgcgaaccagacgtcgccgccgccgccggctcacCGTCGGCGCCCTCACCGCCACGCGGCGCAGTCGTCCCCGATCGAGATCGAGCAGAACGTGACGAGGACGTGGGCGATGCGGCGCGCGACGTACAGCCGGTACTCGGTGACGGTGACCAACAGGTCGAGGAAGACGGTGCGGGAGCTCCACCTCGGCGTGTCGGAGCTCCGAGGCCGGCTCTGGGGGCTCGACAAGGCGCGGTACGGGTACGTGCCGCCCAAGTGGATGGCGGCGCTGCGCGCCGGCGAGAGCCTCAGGTTCGTGTACGTCCAGCCGGGGGAGACGCCGGCCAATGTGTGGGTCACCGGCTACAAGCTCGTATGA